In Rhodanobacter humi, the following are encoded in one genomic region:
- a CDS encoding RNB domain-containing ribonuclease, whose amino-acid sequence MPATRIRLQTGADTTLAQGIAAVQREMKLPGAFPPEVEAAAAQAAAQPRLPALDRTDVPLVTIDPPGSMDLDQAMHLERQGGGYRVYYAIADVAAFVASGDAVDAEAHRRGETLYGADSRILLHPQSLSEGAASLLPEQLRPALLWTIDLDAGGEIAAIDVRRARVRSRARLDYAGVQQQLDAGTADPLWSLLREVGELRQRREQARGGISLALPEQEISVADGQWRLEYRVNRPVEDWNAQISLLTGMAAAQLMVKGKVGLLRTLPPPDPAAIARLKLTAQVLGIAWPAAQSYPDFIRALDPSKDAHVAMLTACTTVLRGAGYVAFDGALPAQPLQSALAAEYAHATAPLRRLVDRYVGEVCVALCANQPVPDWARAALPALPELMAEADRRAHQYERQVIDLVEAVLLAPRVGETFQGAIVEANGAEHGRGNGNGNGAAAHSGVVMLRDPAIEARVGSAAPLPLGQEVTVRLAAADPLRRLVRFELVG is encoded by the coding sequence ATGCCCGCCACCCGCATCCGCCTGCAGACCGGCGCCGACACCACGCTGGCGCAAGGCATCGCCGCGGTCCAGCGCGAAATGAAACTGCCGGGTGCATTCCCGCCCGAGGTCGAGGCCGCGGCGGCGCAGGCGGCGGCGCAACCGCGGCTGCCGGCGCTGGATCGCACCGACGTCCCGCTGGTCACGATCGACCCGCCGGGTTCGATGGACCTGGACCAGGCCATGCACCTGGAGCGGCAGGGCGGCGGCTACCGGGTGTACTACGCGATCGCCGACGTGGCCGCCTTCGTAGCGTCGGGCGATGCGGTGGATGCGGAAGCGCACCGCCGCGGCGAGACGCTGTACGGCGCTGATTCGCGCATCCTGCTGCATCCGCAGTCGCTCTCCGAGGGTGCCGCCTCGCTGCTGCCGGAGCAGCTGCGGCCCGCGCTGCTGTGGACGATCGACCTCGACGCAGGTGGCGAGATCGCCGCGATCGACGTGCGCCGCGCGCGGGTGCGCAGCCGCGCCCGGCTCGACTACGCCGGCGTGCAGCAGCAGCTCGACGCCGGCACCGCCGATCCGCTGTGGTCGCTGTTGCGCGAGGTGGGCGAGTTGCGCCAGCGCCGCGAGCAGGCGCGCGGTGGCATCAGCCTCGCGCTGCCCGAGCAGGAGATCAGCGTGGCGGACGGGCAGTGGCGGCTGGAATACCGCGTCAACCGACCGGTCGAGGACTGGAACGCGCAGATCTCGCTGCTCACCGGCATGGCCGCGGCGCAGCTGATGGTGAAGGGCAAGGTCGGCCTGCTGCGCACGCTGCCGCCGCCCGATCCGGCCGCGATCGCGCGGCTCAAGCTCACCGCGCAGGTGCTGGGCATCGCGTGGCCTGCGGCGCAGTCCTACCCCGACTTCATCCGCGCGCTGGATCCGTCGAAAGACGCGCATGTCGCGATGCTCACCGCCTGCACCACGGTGCTGCGCGGCGCCGGCTACGTGGCCTTCGACGGCGCGTTGCCCGCGCAGCCGCTGCAGTCCGCGCTCGCGGCGGAATACGCGCACGCCACCGCACCGCTGCGCCGGCTGGTGGACCGCTACGTGGGCGAGGTCTGCGTGGCCTTGTGCGCGAACCAGCCGGTGCCGGACTGGGCGCGCGCCGCGCTACCCGCGTTGCCCGAGCTGATGGCCGAGGCCGACCGCCGCGCACACCAGTACGAGCGCCAGGTGATCGACCTGGTCGAGGCGGTGCTGCTGGCGCCGCGCGTGGGCGAGACCTTCCAGGGCGCGATCGTCGAGGCGAACGGCGCGGAGCACGGTCGCGGCAACGGTAACGGCAACGGTGCGGCCGCGCACAGCGGCGTGGTGATGCTGCGCGATCCCGCGATCGAGGCCCGCGTCGGCTCCGCCGCACCGCTGCCGCTGGGGCAGGAGGTGACGGTGCGGCTGGCCGCGGCCGATCCGCTGCGGCGGCTGGTGCGCTTCGAGCTGGTGGGCTGA
- a CDS encoding GNAT family N-acetyltransferase produces the protein MSEPSLLIRLAEDDDDFILALVPRFVDFPLPSWRRRHECIEGIRDDLLRHLEDQPANSHLFVAEDADGTRVGFMHLQRTEDFFTGRSNCHISDLAVVPAHEGRGVGKALLAHAEQWAREHQCQLVTLAVFPGNERARKVYEAAGFGADLLRLAKPLR, from the coding sequence ATGAGCGAACCGTCCCTGCTGATCCGTCTGGCCGAAGACGACGACGATTTCATCCTGGCCCTGGTGCCGCGTTTCGTGGATTTCCCGCTGCCGTCCTGGCGGCGGCGCCACGAATGCATCGAAGGCATCCGCGACGATCTGCTGCGCCACCTGGAGGATCAACCCGCGAACAGCCACCTGTTCGTGGCCGAGGACGCGGACGGCACGCGGGTGGGTTTCATGCACCTGCAGCGCACCGAGGATTTCTTCACCGGCCGCAGCAACTGCCACATCTCGGATCTCGCGGTGGTGCCGGCGCACGAGGGCCGCGGCGTGGGCAAGGCGCTGCTGGCCCATGCGGAGCAGTGGGCGCGCGAGCACCAGTGCCAACTGGTGACGCTGGCGGTGTTCCCCGGCAACGAGCGCGCACGCAAGGTGTACGAGGCGGCGGGTTTCGGCGCGGACCTGCTGCGGTTGGCGAAGCCGCTGCGCTGA
- a CDS encoding PepSY domain-containing protein: protein MRKSIVLGLPFALCGLVFAAQAETPAQLAAQAKISMTQARKIALQAVPGQVVKQELEKEAGGSGLRYSFDIKSGKDTREVGVDAKTGKLLENSLDNNDAD from the coding sequence ATGCGCAAGTCCATCGTTCTCGGCCTGCCGTTCGCCCTGTGCGGCCTCGTGTTCGCCGCGCAGGCCGAAACCCCGGCCCAGCTCGCCGCCCAGGCGAAGATCAGCATGACCCAGGCACGCAAGATCGCCCTGCAGGCGGTGCCCGGCCAAGTGGTGAAACAGGAACTGGAAAAGGAGGCCGGCGGCAGCGGCCTGCGCTACTCGTTCGACATCAAGTCCGGCAAGGACACGCGCGAAGTGGGTGTGGACGCAAAGACCGGCAAGCTGCTGGAGAACTCGCTGGACAACAACGACGCCGATTGA
- a CDS encoding efflux RND transporter permease subunit, whose product MTITQWMHRHRRSLLFLALILAIGGIAGAFNLPVSLFPNVSFPRVRVTLDAGDQPAAQMVVSVTRPVEEAIRRVRGVREVRSTTSRGSAEINIGFDWGADMGRALLDVDTAIGEVLPRLPPGVNVGAIRLDPTVFPILAYSLRSDTLTPTQLRDIAEFQLRPLLSGVTGVAQVDVQGGDVAEFHVDVDAAKLRAQGLTLADLDHAVASAATIQAMGRLQDHYKLYLLLANNQPATAAALGDIVLRADAHGVLHLRDVATVGMSHEPQWVRTTADGHDAVLMQVFQQPSGNSVQIARDVKQRLADYQQQAPKGLHIANWYDQTQLVLGAAGSVRDAILIGIVLAGLVLFVFLRNARVILVALIVVPATLATTVLLLDLLHMSFNMMTLGGMAAAVGLLIDDVIVMLEHIMRRLRDGTGPVRERIAGAAWEFTRPLTGSSAATVVIFLPLAFLTGVTGAFFRALSLTMASALVISYLLTWVAVPLLAEWLIDERHAVEHPPGRFSQRMLAGYERTLGRLLQRPVLVLLGVIPLLLVGVLAYRQVGSGFMPKMDEGGFVLDYLSPPGTSLDETDRLLRQVEAIVHANPYVDTYSRRTGLQLGGGLTEANTGDFFVRLKSGSRPPTSTVMEQVREQVAAQVPGLDVDVAQLMEDLIGDLTEVPQPIEIKLYGDDETQLDATAKKVAAAIAKVNGVAEVRNGINPAGDALDVQVDPVKAGLYGLDPVAVAQQVSDAVAGNVAAQLPQGPKMIGVRVWLPPDSRAQLEQLQALPIRTADGHVLPLSEIATIRAVQGQPEINRDNLKRMVAVTARIVGRDLGSTVADVKQVLAKPGLLPPGMYHELGGLYAQQQIAFHDLSIVMLAAIALVFTLLLFLYESFRVALAIMVAPLLAMAAVFVGLWVTGIELNISAMMGMTMIVGIVTELAIFYFTEMTDAEQRMPLHEAMRYAGHHRMRPILMSTIAAILTLLPLALAIGQGSQMQQPLAVAIIAGMLVQVPLVLLVMPVIYAVLRRSQKNPPHNEAESPRIADR is encoded by the coding sequence ATGACGATCACCCAGTGGATGCATCGCCACCGGCGTTCGCTGCTGTTCCTCGCCTTGATCCTCGCCATCGGCGGCATCGCCGGCGCGTTCAACCTGCCGGTCTCGCTGTTTCCCAACGTCTCGTTCCCGCGCGTACGCGTGACGCTGGACGCCGGCGACCAGCCCGCCGCCCAGATGGTGGTGAGCGTGACCCGGCCGGTGGAGGAGGCGATCCGCCGCGTGCGCGGCGTGCGCGAGGTGCGTTCCACCACCAGCCGCGGCAGCGCCGAGATCAACATCGGCTTCGACTGGGGCGCGGACATGGGCCGCGCCCTGCTCGACGTGGACACCGCGATCGGCGAAGTGCTGCCGCGCCTGCCGCCCGGCGTGAACGTGGGCGCGATCCGGCTTGATCCCACGGTGTTCCCGATACTCGCCTACAGCCTGCGCTCCGACACGCTCACGCCCACCCAACTGCGCGACATCGCCGAGTTCCAACTGCGCCCGCTGCTATCCGGCGTCACCGGCGTGGCCCAGGTGGACGTGCAGGGCGGCGACGTGGCCGAGTTCCACGTGGACGTGGATGCGGCGAAGCTGCGCGCGCAAGGCCTCACCCTCGCCGACCTCGACCACGCGGTGGCGAGCGCCGCCACGATCCAGGCGATGGGCCGGCTGCAGGATCACTACAAGCTCTACCTGCTGCTGGCGAACAACCAGCCGGCGACGGCGGCGGCGCTGGGCGACATCGTGCTGCGCGCCGACGCGCACGGCGTGCTGCACCTCAGGGACGTGGCCACGGTGGGCATGAGCCACGAACCGCAATGGGTGCGCACCACCGCTGACGGCCACGACGCGGTGCTGATGCAGGTGTTCCAGCAGCCCAGCGGCAACAGCGTGCAGATCGCCCGCGACGTGAAGCAGCGCCTGGCCGATTACCAGCAGCAGGCGCCGAAGGGCCTGCACATCGCCAACTGGTACGACCAGACCCAGCTGGTGCTGGGCGCGGCCGGCAGCGTGCGCGACGCGATCCTGATCGGCATCGTGCTGGCGGGCCTGGTGCTGTTCGTGTTCCTGCGCAACGCGCGGGTGATCCTGGTGGCGCTGATCGTGGTACCGGCCACCCTGGCGACCACCGTGCTGCTGCTCGACCTGCTGCACATGAGCTTCAACATGATGACGTTGGGCGGCATGGCGGCCGCGGTGGGCCTGCTGATCGACGACGTGATCGTGATGCTGGAGCACATCATGCGCCGGTTGCGCGACGGCACGGGACCGGTGCGCGAACGCATCGCCGGTGCGGCGTGGGAATTCACCCGCCCGCTCACCGGCTCCAGCGCGGCCACCGTGGTGATCTTCCTGCCGCTGGCCTTCCTCACCGGCGTCACCGGTGCGTTCTTCCGGGCGTTGTCGCTGACCATGGCCAGCGCGCTGGTGATCTCCTACCTCTTGACCTGGGTGGCGGTGCCGCTGCTGGCCGAATGGCTGATCGACGAACGCCACGCCGTGGAGCATCCGCCGGGCCGTTTCTCGCAGCGCATGCTGGCGGGTTACGAACGCACGCTGGGTCGCCTGCTGCAGCGGCCGGTGCTGGTGCTGCTCGGGGTGATCCCGTTGCTGCTGGTCGGCGTGCTGGCCTACCGCCAGGTCGGCAGTGGCTTCATGCCGAAGATGGACGAGGGCGGCTTCGTGCTCGACTACCTCTCGCCGCCCGGCACCTCGCTGGACGAGACCGACCGCCTGCTGCGCCAGGTCGAGGCGATCGTCCATGCGAATCCCTATGTGGACACCTACTCGCGGCGCACCGGCCTGCAGCTCGGTGGCGGCCTCACCGAGGCGAACACCGGCGACTTCTTCGTGCGCCTGAAGAGCGGCTCGCGGCCGCCCACCAGCACGGTGATGGAGCAGGTCCGCGAACAGGTTGCAGCCCAGGTGCCGGGGCTGGACGTGGATGTCGCGCAGCTGATGGAAGACCTGATCGGCGACCTCACCGAAGTGCCGCAGCCGATCGAGATCAAGCTCTACGGCGACGACGAGACGCAGCTCGACGCCACCGCGAAGAAGGTGGCCGCGGCGATCGCCAAGGTCAACGGCGTGGCCGAGGTGCGCAACGGCATCAATCCCGCCGGCGATGCGCTGGACGTGCAGGTCGATCCGGTCAAGGCCGGCCTGTACGGGCTCGACCCGGTGGCGGTGGCGCAGCAGGTGTCCGACGCGGTGGCCGGCAACGTGGCGGCACAGCTGCCGCAGGGGCCGAAGATGATCGGTGTGCGCGTGTGGTTGCCGCCGGACTCGCGCGCGCAGCTGGAGCAGTTGCAGGCGTTGCCGATCCGCACCGCCGACGGCCACGTGCTGCCGCTGTCCGAGATCGCCACGATCCGTGCGGTGCAGGGTCAGCCGGAAATCAACCGCGACAACCTCAAGCGCATGGTGGCGGTGACCGCGCGCATCGTGGGCCGCGACCTCGGTTCCACCGTGGCTGACGTGAAGCAGGTGCTGGCCAAGCCGGGCCTGCTGCCGCCGGGTATGTACCACGAGCTGGGCGGCCTGTACGCGCAGCAGCAGATCGCGTTCCACGACCTCAGCATCGTGATGCTGGCTGCGATCGCGCTGGTGTTCACCCTGCTCTTGTTCCTGTACGAGAGCTTCCGCGTGGCGCTGGCGATCATGGTGGCGCCGCTGCTGGCCATGGCGGCGGTGTTCGTGGGCCTGTGGGTCACCGGCATCGAGCTCAACATCTCGGCGATGATGGGCATGACGATGATCGTGGGCATCGTCACCGAGCTGGCGATCTTCTACTTCACCGAGATGACCGACGCCGAGCAGCGCATGCCGCTGCACGAGGCCATGCGCTACGCCGGCCACCACCGCATGCGGCCGATCCTGATGTCCACCATCGCCGCCATCCTCACCCTGCTGCCGCTGGCGCTCGCGATCGGCCAGGGCTCGCAGATGCAGCAGCCACTGGCGGTGGCGATCATCGCCGGCATGCTGGTGCAGGTGCCCCTGGTGCTGCTGGTGATGCCTGTGATCTACGCAGTACTGCGTAGATCACAAAAGAACCCGCCGCACAACGAAGCCGAATCGCCCCGCATAGCCGATCGTTGA
- a CDS encoding efflux RND transporter periplasmic adaptor subunit, with protein MKQVFLARCAALAVTALLLAACSKGGDDDNAADDAKGVALVTTVMPVQQSFHDSVAAWGSAVANPHAARSVSLAHGGQVIALKVSAGQTVRRGQPLLTVAPDPAARSAYQQAQSAATLAQGELQRTEQMAAQHLATASQVATARKTLADAQSALAAQQALGGGDAQETVAAPDDGVVTTVSVTLGDRFAANAPLLVFMPAHALIAALGVQPDVGTALRVGMPVSVQGVYGDAKAFTGKLVMVGRAIDPQTHLLPVQAEIPAAADATLVAGAALQAGIQSDSYAAWAVPRAAVLHDEQGDYLFQLDQGKAHRVDVQLRQPAGDIVGVLGKLDAKLPVIVQGAYEVDDGAAVRQGDSHAGDSHAKSEPKP; from the coding sequence ATGAAACAGGTTTTTCTCGCGCGCTGCGCCGCGTTGGCCGTCACGGCCTTGCTGCTGGCCGCCTGCAGCAAGGGCGGCGACGACGACAACGCCGCCGATGATGCCAAGGGCGTGGCGCTGGTCACCACGGTAATGCCGGTGCAGCAGAGCTTCCACGACAGCGTGGCGGCCTGGGGCAGTGCAGTGGCCAATCCGCATGCCGCGCGCTCGGTCAGCCTCGCGCACGGCGGCCAGGTGATCGCGCTCAAGGTGAGCGCGGGGCAGACGGTCAGGCGCGGCCAGCCGCTACTGACGGTGGCGCCCGATCCGGCGGCGCGCAGCGCGTACCAGCAGGCGCAGAGCGCGGCGACGCTGGCGCAGGGCGAGTTGCAGCGCACCGAGCAAATGGCGGCACAGCATCTGGCCACTGCTTCGCAAGTCGCCACCGCGCGCAAGACGCTGGCCGATGCGCAATCCGCGCTGGCGGCGCAACAGGCGTTGGGCGGTGGCGACGCGCAGGAAACCGTGGCGGCGCCGGACGACGGTGTGGTCACCACCGTGTCGGTGACGCTGGGCGACCGCTTCGCCGCGAACGCGCCGCTGCTGGTCTTCATGCCCGCGCACGCGCTGATCGCGGCACTGGGCGTGCAGCCCGACGTGGGCACGGCGCTGCGTGTGGGCATGCCGGTGTCCGTGCAGGGCGTGTATGGCGACGCGAAAGCGTTCACCGGCAAGCTCGTCATGGTGGGACGCGCGATCGATCCGCAAACTCATCTGCTGCCGGTGCAGGCCGAGATTCCCGCGGCTGCCGATGCCACGCTGGTGGCCGGCGCCGCGCTGCAGGCCGGCATCCAGAGCGACAGCTACGCCGCTTGGGCAGTGCCGCGCGCAGCCGTGCTGCACGATGAGCAGGGCGACTACCTGTTCCAGCTCGACCAGGGCAAGGCGCATCGCGTGGACGTGCAACTGCGCCAGCCGGCCGGCGATATCGTGGGCGTGCTCGGCAAGCTCGACGCGAAGCTGCCGGTGATCGTGCAGGGCGCCTACGAAGTGGACGACGGCGCGGCCGTGCGCCAGGGGGACAGCCACGCCGGGGACAGCCACGCCAAGAGCGAGCCCAAGCCGTGA
- a CDS encoding TolC family protein, which produces MILDARLPPFARAGLLTTAAATLLCACATYHPLPLGKGEGAASAAQLSVPASAMPVPELATHRFDPADGLDVTEVAMLAVANSPDLKLQRDALGIARAQAFAAGLLPDPQLGFGADFPHNSGGGLTKAYNLGLSEDVSALLLRSSRKHAANAQAEQVNLDLLWAEWQTIAQARLLFDQVQSLRAQQVELDAEQQALAPVDQAVQAALHAGNLNYDSASAGLNAMADARKRAGDNAVALHQAESDLRQLLGLAPTAPLDLVGAPYKVDPDAAQLTAALADLPKRRPDLLALQAGYRAQEATLRGAILAQFPAITVGLTRARDTSNITTNGFSIGITLPLFDRNRGNIAIETATRQQLKDDYDARLLATRSDMQRLVADLATLDRQQTAQTEHAQRLDAARTAAEQAWKNGLLDWPTYLAIRGNALAADTDLVALRQARSTAAIALEALLGRTDFVMQQASKR; this is translated from the coding sequence ATGATCCTCGACGCTCGGCTACCGCCATTCGCTCGCGCCGGGCTGTTGACGACAGCCGCGGCCACGCTGTTGTGCGCCTGCGCCACCTACCATCCGCTGCCCTTGGGCAAGGGCGAAGGCGCCGCCAGCGCCGCGCAGCTCAGCGTGCCGGCCAGCGCGATGCCGGTGCCGGAACTGGCCACGCATCGCTTCGATCCCGCCGACGGCCTGGACGTCACCGAGGTGGCGATGCTGGCGGTGGCGAACAGCCCCGACCTGAAGCTGCAGCGCGATGCGCTGGGCATCGCCCGCGCGCAGGCCTTCGCCGCGGGGCTGCTGCCCGATCCGCAGCTGGGTTTCGGCGCGGACTTTCCGCACAACTCCGGCGGCGGCCTGACCAAGGCCTACAACCTCGGCCTCAGCGAGGACGTGAGTGCCTTGCTGCTGCGTTCCTCGCGCAAGCACGCGGCGAACGCGCAGGCCGAGCAGGTAAACCTCGATCTCTTGTGGGCGGAATGGCAGACCATCGCGCAGGCGCGCTTGCTGTTCGATCAGGTGCAGAGCCTGCGGGCGCAGCAGGTCGAACTGGACGCCGAGCAGCAGGCGCTGGCGCCGGTGGACCAGGCGGTGCAAGCGGCGCTGCATGCCGGCAACCTCAACTACGACAGCGCCAGTGCGGGGCTCAACGCGATGGCCGACGCGCGCAAGCGTGCAGGCGACAACGCAGTGGCGCTGCACCAGGCCGAAAGCGACCTGCGCCAGCTGCTGGGCCTTGCGCCCACGGCGCCGCTGGATCTGGTGGGTGCGCCGTACAAGGTCGATCCCGACGCCGCGCAGCTCACGGCCGCGCTGGCCGATTTGCCGAAGCGGCGCCCCGACCTGCTGGCGCTGCAGGCCGGCTACCGCGCGCAGGAGGCGACGCTGCGCGGTGCGATCCTCGCCCAGTTCCCCGCGATCACCGTGGGCCTCACCCGTGCGCGCGACACCAGCAACATCACCACCAACGGCTTCAGCATCGGCATCACGCTGCCGCTGTTCGACCGCAACCGCGGCAACATCGCGATCGAAACCGCCACCCGCCAGCAGCTGAAGGACGACTACGACGCGCGCCTGCTGGCCACGCGCAGCGACATGCAGCGGCTCGTGGCCGATCTCGCCACGCTGGACCGGCAGCAGACGGCACAGACCGAGCACGCGCAGCGTCTCGATGCGGCGCGCACTGCCGCCGAGCAGGCATGGAAGAACGGCCTGCTCGACTGGCCCACCTATCTCGCCATCCGTGGCAACGCGCTGGCCGCCGACACGGACCTGGTCGCGTTGCGGCAGGCCCGTTCCACCGCCGCGATCGCGCTGGAGGCCTTGCTCGGCCGCACGGATTTCGTCATGCAACAGGCGTCCAAACGATGA
- a CDS encoding CocE/NonD family hydrolase: MTSRRITAGLRTALLALLIAASGALPAQDAPQAKYPDYPSETPASFKPATADLDYVERDVMITMRDGVKLNTVILIPKGAQHAGIVLTRTPYDAHELSHNFMSGHLEPLLQGYDNAADVIVEDGYIRVIQDIRGKYGSEGDYVMNRPVHGPLNPTPVDDATDTYDTIDWLVKNIPESNGKVATIGISYDGFEPLMSLVHPHPALKAAVPMNPMVDGWMGDDWFHHGAFREQNLSYIYEQEASRDNKVKWWTNYHDEYDLFMHYGSAGAMGNAYGMQQLGFWNKILAHPAYDAFWQQQAVDKVLAAQPLSVPVMLVHSLWDQEDIYGALAVYRAIKPKDKTGDMVKLVMGPWHHGQEIAEGSALGAIRFGSDTAKYFRQHILRPFLAQYLKDGAPKANLAPVTAFQTGTNQWQRLDRWPLACDNGCARKDRALYLEPGLQLGFDAPAAGNAYDEYISDPAHPVPFRARPIQPIGYDHGLTWSQWLVDDQREASGRTDVLSYETAPLTEPLTIAGAPVVHLVASTSGTDSDWVVKLIDVYPDQVAEQPEMGGYQLAVAMDIFRGRYRSGWDKPEALAPDKPLAYRFDLPAANHVFLPGHRIMVQVQSSWFPLYDRNPQTYVPNIFLARPADYVKATQRIYHAPGEASYIALPVVAN, from the coding sequence ATGACATCACGCCGTATCACTGCGGGGCTGCGGACTGCGCTGCTCGCCTTGCTGATCGCCGCCAGCGGCGCGCTGCCCGCGCAGGATGCGCCGCAGGCGAAATACCCCGACTACCCCAGCGAGACGCCGGCCAGCTTCAAGCCGGCCACCGCCGACCTGGACTACGTCGAGCGCGACGTGATGATCACCATGCGCGACGGCGTGAAGCTCAACACCGTGATCCTGATCCCCAAGGGTGCGCAACACGCCGGCATCGTGCTCACGCGCACGCCCTACGACGCCCACGAGCTCAGCCACAACTTCATGAGCGGCCACCTCGAACCGCTGCTGCAGGGCTACGACAACGCCGCCGACGTGATCGTGGAGGACGGCTACATCCGCGTGATCCAGGACATCCGCGGCAAGTACGGCTCCGAGGGCGACTACGTGATGAACCGCCCGGTGCACGGCCCGCTCAATCCCACGCCGGTGGACGACGCCACCGACACGTACGACACCATCGACTGGCTGGTGAAGAACATCCCCGAGTCGAACGGCAAGGTCGCCACCATCGGCATCTCCTACGACGGCTTCGAACCGCTGATGTCGCTGGTGCATCCGCATCCCGCGCTGAAGGCGGCGGTGCCGATGAACCCGATGGTCGACGGCTGGATGGGCGACGACTGGTTCCACCATGGCGCCTTCCGCGAGCAGAACCTCAGCTACATCTACGAGCAGGAGGCCAGCCGCGACAACAAGGTCAAGTGGTGGACGAATTACCACGACGAGTACGACTTGTTCATGCACTACGGCTCCGCCGGCGCGATGGGTAACGCCTACGGCATGCAGCAATTGGGCTTCTGGAACAAGATCCTCGCCCACCCCGCCTACGACGCGTTCTGGCAGCAGCAGGCGGTGGACAAGGTGCTCGCCGCACAACCGCTCAGCGTGCCGGTGATGCTGGTGCACAGCCTGTGGGACCAGGAGGACATCTACGGCGCGCTGGCCGTCTATCGCGCGATCAAGCCGAAGGACAAGACCGGCGACATGGTGAAGCTGGTGATGGGTCCGTGGCACCACGGCCAGGAGATCGCGGAAGGCAGTGCGCTGGGCGCGATCCGCTTCGGCAGCGACACCGCGAAGTACTTCCGCCAGCACATCCTGCGGCCGTTCCTCGCGCAATACCTCAAGGATGGTGCACCGAAGGCGAACCTCGCCCCGGTCACCGCCTTCCAGACCGGCACCAACCAATGGCAGCGGCTGGACCGCTGGCCGCTGGCCTGCGACAACGGCTGCGCCCGCAAGGACCGTGCGCTGTATCTGGAGCCCGGCCTGCAGCTCGGCTTCGACGCACCCGCCGCAGGCAATGCCTACGACGAATACATCTCCGATCCCGCACACCCGGTGCCGTTCCGCGCGCGACCGATCCAGCCGATCGGCTACGACCACGGCCTCACCTGGTCGCAGTGGCTGGTCGACGACCAGCGCGAGGCCTCCGGCCGCACCGACGTGCTCAGCTACGAAACGGCGCCGCTCACCGAGCCGCTGACCATCGCCGGCGCGCCGGTGGTGCATCTGGTCGCCTCCACCAGCGGCACCGACAGCGACTGGGTGGTGAAGCTGATCGACGTCTACCCCGACCAGGTGGCCGAACAGCCCGAAATGGGCGGCTACCAGCTCGCGGTGGCGATGGACATCTTCCGCGGCCGCTACCGCAGCGGCTGGGACAAACCCGAAGCGCTGGCTCCGGACAAGCCGCTGGCCTACCGCTTCGACCTGCCCGCCGCGAATCACGTGTTCCTGCCCGGCCACCGCATCATGGTGCAGGTGCAGTCGAGCTGGTTCCCGCTGTACGACCGCAACCCGCAGACCTACGTGCCGAACATCTTCCTGGCCAGGCCGGCGGACTACGTGAAAGCCACCCAGCGCATCTACCACGCGCCCGGCGAAGCCAGCTACATCGCGCTTCCGGTGGTGGCGAACTGA
- a CDS encoding SapC family protein — MAEVLFYERPVPLNRNDHKDLRLKPIPNMKFALGAHSVPLTGVEFGLAARDLPIVFAGNDLADAGPVALLGLRQNENLFVDAEGQWTPNIYIPAFVRRYPFVLAEKPAGQEGDDFAVFLDEGYEGFGAEGDRLFNEDGSDTELLSRAVGFLGEFQQHVARTRWFMDQLRKHNLLEARNMSLRKGAPDSQDGHVINLNGLFVVNEEKLRQLDEKTAQEFLREGVLGWIYAHLMSLNNIDRLGQRLGEREQAESGAPRN, encoded by the coding sequence GTGGCTGAAGTTCTTTTCTACGAGCGCCCGGTGCCGCTCAACCGCAACGACCACAAGGATCTGCGCCTCAAGCCGATCCCGAACATGAAGTTCGCGCTGGGCGCGCATTCCGTGCCGCTGACCGGCGTGGAGTTCGGCCTGGCCGCGCGCGACCTGCCGATCGTGTTCGCCGGCAACGACCTCGCCGACGCCGGTCCGGTGGCGCTGCTGGGCCTGCGCCAGAACGAGAACCTGTTCGTCGACGCCGAAGGCCAGTGGACGCCGAACATCTACATTCCCGCCTTCGTGCGTCGCTACCCGTTCGTGCTGGCCGAGAAGCCGGCCGGCCAGGAAGGCGACGACTTCGCCGTGTTCCTCGACGAGGGTTACGAGGGTTTCGGCGCCGAGGGCGATCGCCTGTTCAACGAGGACGGCAGCGATACCGAGCTGCTGAGCCGCGCCGTGGGCTTCCTCGGCGAGTTCCAGCAGCACGTGGCGCGCACCCGCTGGTTCATGGACCAGCTGCGCAAGCACAACCTGCTCGAAGCCCGCAACATGAGCCTGCGCAAGGGCGCGCCGGACAGCCAGGACGGCCACGTGATCAACCTCAACGGCTTGTTCGTGGTCAACGAGGAGAAGCTGCGCCAGCTCGACGAGAAGACCGCCCAGGAGTTCCTGCGCGAGGGCGTGCTCGGCTGGATCTACGCGCACCTGATGTCGCTCAACAACATCGACCGCCTGGGCCAGCGCCTGGGCGAGCGCGAGCAGGCCGAGTCGGGCGCTCCCCGGAACTGA